One Streptomyces sp. CNQ-509 DNA window includes the following coding sequences:
- the dapA gene encoding 4-hydroxy-tetrahydrodipicolinate synthase — MAPTSTPQTPFGRMLTAMVTPFTPAGALDLDGAQRLAAHLVDAGNDGLVLNGTTGESPTTSDAEKAQLVRAVVDAVGDRAHIVAGASTNDTRHSVELARAAQDAGAHGLLAVTPYYSKPPQQGLYAHFTAIADATDLPVMLYDIPGRSGVPINTETMVRLAEHPRIVANKDAKGDLGRASWAIAQTGLAWYSGDDMLNLPLLSVGGVGFVSVVGHLVTPELVALIEAYTGGDVAKATELHQQLLPVYTGMFRTQGVITVKAALTLRQMPGGPLRLPLVGLSPEETEQLKRDLKGGGVHV; from the coding sequence ATGGCTCCGACATCCACCCCGCAGACGCCCTTCGGACGGATGCTGACCGCCATGGTCACGCCGTTCACCCCCGCCGGCGCCCTCGACCTCGACGGCGCCCAGCGACTCGCCGCCCACCTCGTCGACGCAGGCAACGACGGGCTGGTGCTCAACGGCACCACCGGTGAGTCCCCTACCACGAGCGATGCGGAGAAAGCCCAGCTCGTACGGGCCGTGGTGGACGCCGTCGGCGACCGCGCCCACATCGTCGCCGGAGCCTCGACGAACGACACCCGGCACAGCGTCGAGCTGGCCCGCGCCGCCCAGGACGCCGGCGCCCACGGCCTGCTGGCCGTCACGCCGTACTACAGCAAGCCGCCGCAGCAGGGCCTCTACGCCCACTTCACGGCCATCGCCGACGCCACCGACCTGCCCGTGATGCTCTACGACATCCCCGGCCGCAGTGGCGTCCCGATCAACACCGAGACCATGGTCCGGCTGGCGGAGCACCCCCGGATCGTCGCCAACAAGGACGCCAAGGGCGACCTCGGCCGCGCGAGCTGGGCCATCGCCCAGACGGGCCTGGCCTGGTACTCCGGCGACGACATGCTGAACCTGCCACTGCTGTCCGTCGGCGGCGTCGGATTCGTCTCCGTCGTCGGCCACCTCGTCACCCCCGAACTGGTCGCCCTCATCGAGGCGTACACCGGCGGGGACGTGGCCAAGGCCACCGAACTGCACCAGCAACTGCTCCCCGTCTACACCGGCATGTTCCGCACCCAGGGCGTCATCACCGTCAAGGCGGCGCTCACCCTGCGGCAGATGCCCGGCGGCCCGCTGCGGCTGCCCCTCGTCGGACTCTCGCCGGAGGAGACGGAGCAGCTCAAGCGGGACCTCAAGGGCGGCGGTGTGCACGTGTAG